The region ATAACGTCCTGCATCGCGGCGCTTCGTGGCTCATTACAAAGGTTGAAAACGAGACCTGGCGCGAACCGACGCCGATTGGTTTTTACTTTGCAAAACTCTGGTACTACGAAAAACTCTATCCGCAGGTCTTTACGGTCGGTGCACTCAAAGCTCTGGCACTGCGACTGGGTTCAGCGTTGACGACAGTCTCGGAGAATGAACCTGCTCCCAGTTCTGCGGAACCACCGATTCCGCCCATTGCGACTGATCGAGTGGCTGACTCAATGCATCTTCAGCGAACATCACCTTCGATCAATCTAGCGAATGGGGGCATCACCCTGGCTTGAGAGCGTCTCGAATGAAATCATATCGCCATGTGGGTTCAATGATCCGCTGGCTGCAGTTCCTGCTGTTGTTGGTCGTGTGCTGGATGGTCATGACGTTCACACATGAAGTTGGTCACATTCTGGCGGGGTGGGTGGCCGGTGGGCATTTGCACTCGGCCGATTTACGCCCCTGGCACCTTCCACAAAGCCACTTTGAGCCCAACCCTCATCCCCTGATCACTCTCTGGGGTGTCCCGTTGTTAGGCATTGCCATCCCGGTGCTGATCGCAGTCATCGTGCGGCATCGACTGGCCTGGATGATTGCTCACTTCTGTATCCTCAGTAATGGGATTTATCTGGCTGTCGCGTGGTACACAGGAG is a window of Planctopirus limnophila DSM 3776 DNA encoding:
- a CDS encoding zinc metalloprotease — its product is MTFTHEVGHILAGWVAGGHLHSADLRPWHLPQSHFEPNPHPLITLWGVPLLGIAIPVLIAVIVRHRLAWMIAHFCILSNGIYLAVAWYTGDSHLDTARLFAAGSSPVIVGIYCALTISTGYLRFRRDCINFISDAPTNERKKTHAQSQ